One Osmerus eperlanus chromosome 13, fOsmEpe2.1, whole genome shotgun sequence genomic region harbors:
- the si:ch1073-44g3.1 gene encoding UPF0461 protein C5orf24 homolog has protein sequence MMHQVTSSSNDYCMTGLSEDCQHSTSHFDLCSSQSNKFYPSPQTPTLQLPLPSLPPLTQGMHKPMTCQMQDNQNDFHSQTVRIRGSEATPGPEGPKKKKGIVKSGRRGRPSGTTKSAGYRTSTGRPLGTTKAAGFKTSPGRPLGTTKAAGYKVSPGRPPGSIKTLARLKKLEYGSCDGNCDGTKKLDFSSCSGPKKLDYASCDVTPFSYSMIQKRGICEPSGKVEEPNE, from the coding sequence ATGATGCACCAAGTCACCAGCAGCAGCAATGACTATTGCATGACAGGGTTGTCTGAGGACTGTCAGCATTCAACCAGCCACTTTGACTTGTGCAGCTCACAGTCCAATAAATTCTACCCGTCGCCCCAAACCCCCACTCTGCAGctccctctccccagtctgCCACCTCTGACACAAGGCATGCATAAACCCATGACCTGCCAGATGCAGGACAACCAGAACGACTTCCACTCCCAAACGGTGAGGATCCGGGGCAGCGAGGCCACACCGGGGCCGGAGGGCCccaagaagaagaaagggaTCGTTAAGTCCGGTCGGAGAGGACGGCCATCTGGGACCACAAAGTCAGCCGGGTACCGGACCAGCACCGGACGCCCGCTGGGGACCACAAAAGCTGCGgggttcaaaaccagtcctgGGAGGCCCCTGGGGACCACCAAGGCTGCCGGCTACAAGGTGAGCCCGGGCAGGCCTCCTGGAAGCATCAAGACTCTGGCTCGCCTCAAGAAGCTGGAGTACGGCAGCTGCGACGGCAACTGCGACGGCACCAAGAAGCTCGACTTCAGCAGCTGCAGCGGGCCCAAGAAACTAGACTATGCCAGCTGTGATGTCACGCCGTTCTCGTACTCTATGATACAGAAGCGTGGCATCTGTGAGCCCAGTGGCAAAGTGGAGGAGCCCAACGAGTAA
- the atp5po gene encoding ATP synthase subunit O, mitochondrial, which produces MAALRAGQTVRQFSTSVSRSRLIKPPIQLYGVEGRYATALYSAASKQGNLETVEKELVTVSSLIKDPKLSSIVMNPHVKRQVKNKTFTDALTKAGLSPIIFNFINVLADNRRLTLTGDVITAFGKMMSAHRGEVICTVTTAQPLDAASLSDLEVALKGFLQKGEILVLQTKTDGSILGGMIVSIGDKYVDMSTKTKIQKLTKIIKDS; this is translated from the exons ATGGCAGCGCTAAGGGCAGGACAGACA GTCCGTCAGTTCAGCACGTCAGTGTCCAGGTCCAGGCTGATAAAG CCCCCCATTCAGCTGTATGGAGTGGAAGGCCGCTACGCCACTGCTCTGTACTCTGCTGCCAGCAAGCAGGGCAACCTGGAAACGGTCGAGAAGGAGCTGGTCactgtgtct AGTCTAATCAAGGATCCCAAGCTGTCCAGCATTGTGATGAACCCCCACGTGAAGCGCCAAGTCAAGAACAAGACCTTCACTGATGCCCTGACCAAGGCCGGACTTTCCCCCATCATATTCAATTTCATCA ATGTTCTAGCTGACAACAGGCGCCTCACGCTGACCGGTGATGTCATCACCGCCTTCGGAAAGATGATGAGTGCTCACCGCGGGGAGGTCATATGCACTGTCACCACAGCCCAG ccTCTGGACGCAGCGAGCCTGTCAGATCTTGAGGTGGCCCTGAAAGGCTTCCTTCAGAAGGGAGAGATACTCGTGCTGCAGACCAAG ACGGACGGCTCCATCCTAGGGGGCATGATCGTGAGCATTGGGGACAAATACGTGGACATGTCCACCAAGACAAAGATCCAGAAGCTCACCAAGATCATCAAGGATTCCTAA
- the LOC134032174 gene encoding serine/threonine-protein phosphatase 2A catalytic subunit alpha isoform-like has product MDDKSFTKELDGWIEQLNECKQLSENQVKVLCEKAKEILTKESNVQEVRCPVTVCGDVHGQFHDLMELFRIGGKSPDTNYLFMGDYVDRGYYSVETVTLLVSLKVRYRERITILRGNHESRQITQVYGFYDECLRKYGNANVWKYFTDLFDYLPLTALVDNQIFCLHGGLSPSIDTLEHIRALDRLQEVPHEGPMCDLLWSDPDDRGGWGISPRGAGYTFGQDISETFNHANGLTLVSRAHQLVMEGYNWCHDRNVVTIFSAPNYCYRCGNQAAIMELDDTLKYSFLQFDPAPRRGEPHVTRRTPDYFL; this is encoded by the exons ATGGACGACAAGTCATTCACCAAGGAGTTGGATGGGTGGATCGAGCAACTCAACGAGTGCAAGCAGCTTTCGGAAAACCAAGTCAAAGTGCTCTGCGAAAAG GCCAAGGAAATCCTAACGAAGGAGTCCAACGTGCAGGAGGTCAGATGTCCGGTCACGGTGTGCGGGGACGTCCACGGCCAGTTCCACGACCTGATGGAGCTGTTCCGGATTGGGGGCAAGTCCCCTGACACCAACTACCTCTTCATGGGGGACTACGTGGACCGGGGCTACTACTCTGTGGAGACGGTCacactcctggtctctctgaag GTACGGTACCGTGAGCGAATCACGATCCTGCGAGGGAACCACGAGTCTCGTCAGATCACGCAGGTGTACGGCTTCTACGACGAGTGTCTCAGGAAGTACGGCAACGCTAACGTGTGGAAGTACTTCACCGACCTGTTCGACTACCTGCCCCTGACAGCACTGGTAGACAACCAG ATTTTCTGCCTCCATGGAGGACTGTCACCCTCAATAGACACACTGGAGCACATCAGAGCGCTGGATCGCCTGCAGGAGGTTCCTCACGAG GGTCCCATGTGTGACTTGTTGTGGTCAGACCCAGACGATCGAGGCGGCTGGGGCATCTCTCCCCGGGGGGCAGGCTACACCTTCGGACAGGACATCTCTGAAACCTTCAACCATGCCAACGGACTCACCCTCGTCTCCAGAGCCCACCAGCTGGTGATGGAG GGTTATAACTGGTGCCATGACCGTAACGTGGTGACCATCTTCAGTGCTCCAAACTACTGCTATCGCTGTGGAAACCAGGCCGCCATCATGGAACTGGATGACACGCTCAAGTACTCCTT ccTGCAGTTTGACCCCGCCCCTCGCAGAGGAGAGCCCCATGTGACCCGCCGCACGCCAGACTATTTCCTGTAA
- the sfxn1 gene encoding sideroflexin-1: MTTELSTSINIKEPRWDQGTFEGRAKHFFTVTDPRNILLTNEQLENAHKIINDYRQGVVSPGLTEDELWRAKYIFDSAFHPDTGEKMILIGRMSAQVPMNMTITGCMMTFYKTTPAVVLWQWINQSFNAIVNYTNRSGDAPLTVSQLGTAYVSATTGAVATALGLNALTKHISPLIGRLVPFAAVAAANCINIPLMRQRELKHGIPITDENDNRLGESTNAAQQAITQVVVSRILMASPGMAIPPFLMNALEKKAFLKKFPWMSAPIQVGLVGFCLVFATPLCCALFPQKSSMSVSRLEPDLQEKIRASHPGVERVYFNKGL; encoded by the exons ATGACGACAGAGTTATCCACCTCCATCAACATCAAGGAGCCACGTTGGGACCAGGGAACCTTCGAGGGCCGAGCGAAGCACTTCTTCACCGTCACAGACCCCCGGAACATTCTCCTCACCAACGAGCAGCTGGAGAACGCACACAAGATCATCAATGACTACAG acaaGGAGTCGTGTCTCCAGGTCTAACTGAGGACGAGCTATGGAGAGCCAAGTACATCTTCGACTCCGCCTTCCACCCGGACACTGGCGAAAAGATGATTCTGATTGGCCGCATGTCGGCTCAAGTCCCCATGAACATGACCATCACCGGCTGCATGATGACCTTCTACAA GACAACACCAGCTGTAGTTCTCTGGCAGTGGATCAACCAGTCGTTCAACGCTATCGTGAACTACACCAACAGGAGCGGTGACGCCCCCCTCACCGTCAG TCAGCTGGGCACGGCTTATGTGTCAGCCACTACAGGGGCGGTGGCCACTGCACTGGGACTGAACGCATTAACGAAG CACATCTCGCCCCTGATTGGACGGTTGGTGCCGTTCGCTGCTGTTGCCGCTGCCAACTGTATCAACATTCCTTTGATGAGGCAAAG AGAATTGAAACATGGCATTCCTATCACAGATGAGAACGACAACAGGTTAGGGGAGTCGACCAACGCCGCCCAGCAGGCCATCACGCAGGTGGTGGTGTCCAGGATCCTCATGGCCTCGCCTGGGATGG CAATCCCACCCTTTTTGATGAACGCACTGGAAAAGAAAGCCTTCCTTAAG AAGTTCCCATGGATGAGTGCACCCATTCAAGTTGGCTTAGTGGGATTCTG CCTGGTGTTTGCCACTCCACTGTGCTGTGCTTTGTTCCCACAGAAGAG CTCCATGTCAGTAAGCCGCTTGGAGCCGGACCTGCAGGAGAAGATCAGGGCGAGTCACCCAGGGGTGGAAAGGGTCTACTTCAACAAAGGACTATGA
- the atp7a gene encoding copper-transporting ATPase 1, with protein MTLKAKLCSVSLGVEGMTCGSCVQSIEQRIGGLPGIIHIKVSLEMKNASIIFDHNLQSPQSLAEAIDDMGFESPPTESSSSISLVLTDTQLIPCPGLTREAQQEAWARLSHVQGVLEVRQCQDQGGLSVTFVPSLTSALLLGEVVSSLAPLEIYTSTSGSPTERAPTPALAPIPAPGSTPAPASARSPNSGGGVELVKMRIEGMVCLSCTTTIEGKIGKLKGVKKIKVSLESQEAAVLYLPYLVTVDDIISQIAVVGFKAVVKSKPRPLQLSASEMERLLGASGKPAPPLSPVSDASGETEIFIDSALSSFTVTGMHCRSCVVNIQDNLAKLHGVSSVQVSLEKECASVCHDPLLVTVTQLQEAIEALPPGSFKAHPRDASGAFSPTPASSTPVISPPPGVALAPQPCFIQPLVVVTQIHIEGMTCNSCVQSIEGMISQRKGVRSAQVSLANHSGTFEYDPLLTTLEELRDAIEDMGFDAFLPETNSLVPLPERSAASSPASAPGKEAGLDSDPERSASRGGKERPPCLSKCFIQIGGMTCASCVANIERNLKNEHGIYSVLVALMASKAEVRYDPDVMDPLKVAECIRELGFTATVMEDYEGSDGSLELVVRGMTCASCVHKIESNLVKQEGILYASIALATNKAHIKYDPEVTGPRDVIRLIENLGFEASLVKKDRSASHLDHRREIRQWRRSFLISLVFCVPVMAMMTYMIIMDHQVSSSHQHNASSEDVEHHHSGMFLEIQLLPGLSIMNLLSFLFCVPVQFIGGRYFYSQAYKALKHRTANMDVLIVLATSIAFTYSLVILMVAMVEAAKVNPITFFDTPPMLFVFISLGRWLEQIAKSKTSEALSKLMSLQATEATVVSLNSDMSVLSEEQVDVELVQRGDVVRVVPGGKFPVDGRVIEGHSMADESLITGEAMPVTKKIGSSVIAGSINQNGSLLISATHVGMDTTLSQIVKLVEEAQTSKAPIQQFADRISGYFVPFIVGVSLLTLCAWILIGFVDFPLVEKYFPGYDKSISKAEAVIRFAFQASITVLCIACPCSLGLATPTAVMVGTGVGAQNGILIKGGEPLEMAHKIQLVVFDKTGTITYGAPKVVQVKLLVEGNRMPRTRLLAIVGTAENNSEHPLGAAITKYCKQELETDSLGACSDFQAVPGCGVRCQVSNTETLLRQGDSDSEDYNQRNGVLVQISDPRASAGSHPLIMDPQPLTLVQTAAYVVLIGNREWMKRNCLQVTEDVDEAMTEHERRGRTAVLVAVDGLLCAMIAIADTVKPEAELAVQTLTAMGLEVILMTGDNSRTARAIAAQVGIKKVFAEVLPSHKVAKVEQLQQAGKRVAMVGDGVNDSPALAMADVGIAIGTGTDVAIEAADVVLIRNDLLDVVASIDLSKKTVRRIRINFVFALIYNLVGIPIAAGREQQTHCFS; from the exons ATGACACTAAAAGCCAAGCTGTGCTCCGTATCTCTGGGAGTGGAAGGAATGACGTGTGGCTCCTGCGTGCAGTCAATAGAACAACGCATAGGGGGTCTTCCTGGAATCATACACATcaag GTGTCCCTGGAGATGAAGAACGCCAGCATCATCTTCGACCACAACCTCCAGAGCCCACAGTCCCTGGCTGAGGCCATTGACGACATGGGCTTTGAGTCCCCCCCCACAGAGTCCTCCAGCAGCATCTCCCTCGTTCTCACAGACACCCAGCTCATCCCCTGCCCCGGCCTGACCCGCGAGGCCCAGCAAGAGGCCTGGGCGAGGCTCTCCCACGTCCAGGGGGTCCTGGAGGTCCGGCAGTGCCAGGACCAGGGGGGGCTGTCCGTCACCTTCGTTCCGTCCCTAACCAGTGCTCTGCTCCTGGGGGAGGTTGTGAGCAGCCTGGCCCCCCTGGAGATCTACACGTCCACATCCGGGAGTCCCACAGAGAGAGCTcccaccccggccctggccccTATCCCAGCCCCAGgttcaaccccagccccagcctcggcTCGCAGCCCAAACagcggagggggggtggagctggTGAAAATGCGTATCGAGGGGatggtctgtctctcctgcaccACCACCATCGAAGGAAAGATCGGGAAACTTAAAGGGGTTAAAAAGATCAAAG TGTCCCTGGAGTCTCAAGAGGCAGCCGTCCTCTACCTGCCCTACCTCGTCACCGTGGACGACATCATCAGCCAGATCGCCGTGGTGGGCTTCAAGGCCGTCGTCAAGTccaagccccgccccctgcAGCTGTCGGCCAGCGAGATGGAGCGGTTGCTAGGCGCCTCCGGCAAACCGGCGCCGCCCCTGTCGCCGGTGTCGGACGCGTCGGGGGAGACGGAGATCTTCATCGACTCGGCGCTGAGCAGCTTCACGGTGACGGGGATGCACTGCCGCTCCTGCGTGGTCAACATCCAGGACAACCTGGCCAAGCTGCACGGGGTCTCCTCTGTCCAG GTGTCTCTGGAGAAGGAGTGTGCCTCGGTCTGCCATGACCCCCTCCTGGTGACCGTGACCCAGCTCCAAGAGGCCATCGAGGCCCTGCCACCCGGCTCCTTCAAGGCTCATCCCAGGGACGCCTCCGGGGCCTTCAGCCCCACCCCCGCGTCCTCCACCCCGGtcatctcacctcctcctggGGTAGCGCtggctccccagccctgcttcaTCCAGCCCCTGGTGGTGGTCACCCAGATCCACATAGAGGGGATGACCTGCAACTCGTGTGTCCAGTCCATCGAGGGCATGATCTCCCAAAGAAAGGGTGTGCGGTCGGCACAGGTGTCCCTGGCCAATCACAGCGGGACGTTTGAATACGACCCACTCTTGACAACTCTGGAGGAGCTGAGAGATGCCATAGAGGACATGGGCTTCGACGCCTTCCTGCCTG aGACCAACTCCCTGGTGCCCCTGCCGGAGCGCAGCgccgcctcctcccccgcctccgCCCCGGGGAAGGAGGCGGGGCTGGACAGCGACCCGGAGAGGAGCGCCTCTCGCGGGGGAAAGGAgcgccccccctgcctctccaagTGCTTCATCCAGATCGGGGGGATGACCTGCGCCTCGTGCGTGGCCAACATCGAGAGGAACCTGAAGAACGAGCACG GTATCTACTCGGTGCTGGTGGCTCTCATGGCCAGCAAGGCAGAGGTGAGGTACGACCCTGACGTCATGGACCCTCTGAAGGTAGCAGAGTGCATCAGAGAGCTGGGGTTCACTGCCACTGTCATGGAGGACTACGAAGGCTCCGACGGAAGCCTGGAACTGGTG GTTAGAGGGATGACTTGTGCCTCATGTGTTCACAAGATAGAGTCCAACCTGGTGAAGCAGGAAGGAATCCTTTATGCCTCCATTGCCTTGGCAACCAACAAGGCCCACATCAAGTACGACCCTGAGGTGACGGGCCCCCGTGATGTCATCAGGCTGATAGAg AACCTGGGCTTTGAGGCTTCTCTGGTGAAGAAGGATCGCTCTGCCAGCCACCTGGACCACAGGCGCGAGATACGACA atgGAGAAGGTCGTTCCTGATCAGCCTAGTGTTCTGCGTGCCTGTGATGGCTATGATGACCTACATGATCATCATGGACCACCAGGTCAGCTCCTCTCACCAGCACAACGCCTCATCAGAGGACGTGGAACACCACCACTCCGGAATGTTCCTGGAGATACAGCTACTGCCTGGCCTGTCCATCATGAACCTGCTGTCCTTCCTCTTCTGCGTTCCTGTGCag TTCATCGGAGGGCGTTACTTCTACTCTCAAGCCTACAAGGCTCTGAAACACCGCACAGCCAACATGGACGTCCTGATCGTGCTGGCCACCTCCATAGCCTTCACCTACTCCCTGGTCATCCTCATGGTGGCCATGGTGGAGGCAGCCAAGGTCAACCCCATCACCTTCTTCGACACCCCGCCCATGCTCTTCGTGTTCATCTCCCTGGGCCGGTGGCTGGAGCAGATCGCCAAG agTAAGACGTCTGAGGCCCTGTCCAAGCTGATGTCCCTGCAGGCCACCGAGGCCACTGTGGTCTCTCTCAACAGTGACATGTCCGTCCTAAG tgaggAGCAAGTGGATGTGGAGCTGGTCCAGAGGGGGGATGTGGTCAGGGTGGTGCCCGGGGGGAAGTTCCCTGTGGACGGGAGGGTCATCGAGGGACACTCCATGGCAGACGAGTCCCTCATCACCG GTGAAGCCATGCCTGTCACCAAGAAGATTGGCAGCTCGGTGATCGCCGGCTCCATCAACCAGAACGGCTCCCTCCTCATCAGCGCCACCCACGTGGGTATGGACACCACCCTGTCCCAGATAGTCaagctggtggaggaggcccAGACCTCCAAG GCTCCGATCCAGCAGTTTGCAGACCGGATCAGCGGGTACTTTGTCCCCTTCATCGTGGGCGTGTCCCTCCTCACGCTGTGCGCCTGGATCCTGATTGGCTTTGTGGACTTCCCCCTGGTGGAGAAGTACTTTCCT GGCTATGATAAAAGCATCTCCAAGGCAGAGGCTGTGATCCGTTTTGCCTTCCAGGCCTCCATCACGGTGCTGTGCATCgcctgcccctgctccctgggccTGGCCACGCCCACGGCCGTCATGGTGGGCACAGGGGTGGGGGCGCAGAACGGAATACTCATCAAGGGTGGGGAGCCCCTGGAAATGGCCCACAAG ATCCAGCTGGTGGTGTTTGACAAGACGGGCACCATCACCTACGGAGCGCCCAAGGTGGTGCAGGTCAAGCTGCTGGTGGAGGGGAACAGGATGCCCCGCACTCGCCTGCTGGCCATCGTGGGAACTGCAGAGAACAACAGCGAACACCCGCTGGGAGCGGCCATCACCAAGTACTGCAAGCAG gagctggagacgGACTCCCTGGGTGCGTGTTCAGACTTCCAGGCGGTGCCGGGCTGTGGTGTGCGCTGCCAGGTGAGCAACACAGAGACCCTGCTCCGGCAGGGCGACAGCGACAGCGAGGACTACAACCAGCGCAACGGCGTCCTGGTCCAGATCAGCGACCCCAGGGCCTCCGCAGGCTCCCACCCCCTCATCATGGACCCACAGCCACTCA ctctgGTGCAGACAGCAGCCTACGTGGTCCTGATAGGGAACAGAGAGTGGATGAAGAGGAACTGCCTGCAGGTGACGGAGGACGTGGACGAGGCCATGACGGAGCACGAGCGGAGGGGCCGTACGGCCGTGCTGGTGGCCGTGGATG GGCTGCTGTGCGCCATGATAGCCATCGCTGACACGGTGAAGCCGGAGGCGGAGCTGGCCGTCCAAACGCTGACCGCCATGGGCCTGGAGGTGATTCTGATGACCGGGGACAACAGCAGGACGGCCCGGGCTATCGCTGCCCAG gtgggcATCAAGAAGGTGTTTGCGGAGGTGCTTCCCTCCCACAAGGTGGCCAAGGtggagcagctgcagcaggCGGGGAAGAGGGTGGCCATGGTGGGCGACGGGGTCAACGACTCGCCCGCCCTCGCCATGGCAGACGTGGGCATCGCCATAGGAACCGGCACGGACGTGGCCATCGAGGCGGCAGATGTGGTGCTCATCAGG aACGATCTTCTGGATGTGGTGGCCAGCATCGACCTGTCCAAGAAGACCGTCAGGAGAATCAGGATCAACTTTGTGTTTGCGCTCATTTACAACCTGGTGGGGATCCCCATCGCAGCAGGTAGGGAGCAGCAGACTCACTGCTTCTCATGA
- the LOC134032418 gene encoding F-box/LRR-repeat protein 21-like, whose translation MKRGIVAKVQPFPRSARCANRRRRGVLSQAPDPPLLLQHHQPFRSMEGWGNLPHHVVLEIFRYLPVMDRARVSSVCRRWNEVFHIPELWRRFEFELNQPATSCLRPTHPDLIQQIIKKHTQHLQYVSFKVDSCTQSAEAACDILSKLVNCTIKTLRLISTARPSFMDVSQSHFASALTVVFVNSKSLCSIKMDDTPVDDPSLKVLVANNSATLRLLKMSSCPHVSPAGVLCVADHCHGLRELALNYHLLSDQLLLALSSEKHVRLEHLRIDVATESPAQVQFHAVKSSSWEALVRHSPTVNIVMYFYLHEDLFHPFFQDQTPVTHLYFARAVSKEMLGRIGLHCPRLVELVVCANGLEPLDAELIQIGRRCTSLTAVGLGECQVTCSGFVEFVRICGRRLTQLSIMEEVLIPDGGYSVEQVHAEVSSHLGRTWFPDMMPTW comes from the exons ATGAAGCGTGGAATTGTGGCAAAAGTGCAGCCATTCCCCAGGTCTGCAAGGTGCGCTAATAGGCGTAGGAGGGGAGTGTTGAGCCAGGctccagacccccccctcctcctgcagcacCACCAGCCGTTCAGGTCGATGGAGGGCTGGGGAAACCTGCCCCATCACGTGGTACTGGAGATCTTCCGGTACCTTCCTGTGATGGACAGGGCCAGGGTGTCGTCTGTGTGCAGGCGCTGGAACGAGGTGTTCCACATCCCAGAGCTGTGGAGGAGGTTTGAGTTTGAGCTGAACCAGCCGGCCACGTCCTGCCTGCGGCCCACCCACCCAGACCTCATCCAGCAGATCATCAAGAAACACACTCAGCACTTGCAGTATGTCAGCTTCAAG gtGGACAGCTGTACACAGTCAGCTGAGGCAGCCTGTGACATCCTCTCCAAGCTGGTGAACTGCACCATTAAGACCTTGAGGCTGATCTCCACCGCCAGGCCCAGCTTCATGGACGTCTCCCAG TCCCACTTTGCGTCTGCGTTGACGGTGGTGTTCGTCAACTCCAAGTCGCTGTGCTCCATCAAGATGGACGACACCCCTGTGGACGACCCGTCCCTGAAGGTCCTGGTGGCCAACAACAGCGCCACCCTGAGGCTGCTGAAGATGAGCAGCTGTCCGCATGTGTCGCCTGCag GGGTGCTGTGTGTAGCGGACCACTGCCATGGCCTCAGGGAGCTGGCTCTGAACTACCACCTGCTGAGCGACCAGCTCCTATTGGCCCTGTCCTCGGAGAAGCACGTGCGCCTGGAGCACCTGCGCATCGATGTGGCGACCGAGAGCCCCGCCCAAGTGCAGTTCCACGCCGTCAAGAGCAGCAGCTGGGAGGCGCTGGTCCGCCACTCGCCCACAGTCAACATCGTCATGTACTTCTACCTCCATGAGGACCTGTTCCATCCCTTCTTCCAGGACCAGACCCCCGTCACCCACCTGTACTTCGCCCGGGCGGTCAGTAAAGAGATGCTGGGGCGCATCGGCCTCCACTGCCCCCgcctggtggagctggtggtgTGCGCCAACGGGCTGGAGCCCCTGGACGCGGAGCTGATCCAGATCGGGCGGCGCTGCACCTCCCTGACCGCCGTGGGCCTGGGGGAGTGCCAGGTGACCTGCAGCGGCTTCGTGGAGTTTGTGAGGATCTGTGGGCGGAGGCTGACCCAGCTGTCCATCATGGAGGAGGTTCTGATCCCGGACGGGGGATACAGCGTGGAGCAGGTCCACGCGGAGGTGTCCAGCCATCTGGGACGCACGTGGTTCCCTGATATGATGCCTACCtggtag